A section of the Streptomyces sp. CG1 genome encodes:
- a CDS encoding sensor histidine kinase, with the protein MLGISVLVAGAEHGQRLPVTVVLVLAQACVLRWQTRAPMAVLAVNALTGLAVWALLPAVSLSGALLAAQVTLCVLSATRPRRVSVWALAAMCLPAPLALGAAGAAGPSVYLLAVVLAWTAGQWRRAQQDRIRAEARRAVVEERARIAREVHDVVAHTLSVMVIQAGAADDVFVQRPELAREALRAIETGARSALGELRLLLRAFHSDAGAAGDQLGQQPSLARLQELADSVRATGIAVHVHCEGATDTLPATVDLAAYRIVQEALTNTVRHAAGVDEVSVRVTAEGECVKVTVVDNGRTRQGGPATVGTGRGLVGMKERARLVGGSLRAGPLPGGGFEVTAQLPVGEAS; encoded by the coding sequence GTGCTGGGCATCTCGGTGCTCGTCGCCGGTGCGGAGCACGGCCAGCGCCTGCCGGTGACCGTGGTCCTGGTCCTTGCGCAGGCATGTGTCCTGCGGTGGCAGACGCGCGCACCCATGGCCGTACTGGCCGTCAACGCGCTGACGGGGCTCGCGGTGTGGGCTCTGCTGCCTGCGGTGTCCTTGTCGGGGGCGCTGCTCGCCGCGCAGGTCACGTTGTGCGTGCTGTCGGCCACCAGGCCGCGGCGGGTGTCGGTGTGGGCGCTTGCGGCGATGTGTTTGCCGGCGCCGTTGGCGCTCGGGGCGGCCGGCGCCGCGGGGCCGTCGGTCTATCTGCTGGCGGTGGTCCTGGCGTGGACCGCGGGGCAGTGGCGCAGGGCACAGCAGGACCGGATACGGGCGGAGGCGCGCCGGGCTGTGGTGGAGGAGCGGGCTCGGATCGCGCGCGAGGTGCACGACGTCGTGGCGCACACCCTCTCAGTGATGGTCATTCAGGCGGGCGCCGCCGACGATGTGTTCGTCCAGCGGCCCGAACTGGCGCGTGAGGCGCTGCGGGCCATCGAAACGGGTGCCCGCTCGGCACTGGGCGAACTGCGCCTGCTGCTGCGGGCCTTCCATTCCGACGCGGGCGCGGCTGGGGATCAGTTGGGGCAGCAGCCCTCGCTCGCGCGTCTGCAGGAGCTGGCCGACAGCGTGCGTGCGACCGGGATCGCCGTGCACGTGCACTGCGAGGGCGCAACCGACACCCTGCCGGCCACGGTGGACCTGGCGGCATACCGGATCGTCCAGGAGGCCCTCACCAACACCGTGCGCCATGCGGCCGGTGTCGATGAAGTGAGCGTGCGAGTGACGGCCGAAGGGGAGTGCGTGAAGGTCACTGTGGTCGACAACGGCCGTACCCGGCAAGGTGGTCCGGCTACGGTGGGAACGGGTCGCGGGCTGGTGGGGATGAAGGAGCGTGCCAGGCTCGTGGGCGGCAGCCTGCGTGCTGGGCCGTTGCCCGGAGGAGGCTTCGAGGTGACGGCGCAGTTGCCCGTGGGGGAGGCGTCATGA